A window from Dromaius novaehollandiae isolate bDroNov1 chromosome 1, bDroNov1.hap1, whole genome shotgun sequence encodes these proteins:
- the RIBC2 gene encoding RIB43A-like with coiled-coils protein 2 isoform X1, with product MRKLGLQRDLQEAAALERRRQRELQRQSRIFNVRARTIGVDKDALDTQIKERKIQEATEKAKNEKLASEMKQNDKIMCMLEERQKNDIRNINMAIGEFRKNFQKPETRREFDLSDPQALKKDTPARLSDSDPRCTVSGLQKFMGEDLNYAQRMIFQKEQLREWSLQQQRDWKNTLADKKFSDDLYDKNRIELDQKAMELQRADEETRRAVCAAIKDFNRAQAAELAKRKKLEKSQTMKDDMAEISNLLQGDLLSENPEQAASSFGRHRVMTDRWKGMDQDQLMAIRYSQQQQLLKKLRLKEEEHQRNAEWDRQRIQAARAELLLERHQQRQNQECRRALDSINAVLSQEQKSKNMYLKEEAYSNFPTAQYYAQFNTTSR from the exons ATGCGCAAGCTGGGGCTGCAGCGAGACCTGCAGGAGGCGGCCGCCCTGGaacggcggcggcagcgggagctgcagcggCAGAGCCGCATTTTCAACGTCCGCGCCCGGACCATTGGG gtTGATAAAGATGCTTTGGATACCCAGAtcaaggaaaggaaaattcaagaagcaactgaaaaagcaaaaaatgaaaaacttg CCAGTGAGATGAAGCAAAACGACAAGATCATGTGTATGTTAGAAGAACGACAAAAAAATGATATCAGAAATATAAATATGGCTATTGGTGAATTTCGGAAGAATTTTCAGAAGCCAGAAACGAGACGTGAATTTGACTTGTCTGATCCCCAAGCCCTAAAGAAGGACACTCCTGCTCGACTTTCAGACAGTGATCCTCGATGTACTGTATCTGGCTTGCAGAAGTTTATGGGTGAAGATTTAAACTATGCTCAGAGGATGATATTTCAAAAGGAGCAATTAAGGGAATGGTCTCTTCAGCAACAGAGGGACTGGAAGAATACATTAGCTGATAAAAAATTTTCAG ATGATCTTTATGACAAGAATAGGATTGAACTTGACCAAAAGGCTATGGAACTACAAAGAGCAGATGAAGAAACAAGACGTGCTGTTTGTGCAGCTATTAAAGATTTTAATAGAGCCCAG GCTGCTGAACTAGCTAAGAGAAAAAAGCTAGAAAAGTCTCAAACAATGAAAGATGACATGGCTGAAATTTCCAACCTCCTTCAAGGAGACTTACTCTCTGAAAACCCAGAACAAGCAGCTAGTTCCTTTGGTAGACATCGTGTGATGACAGATCGATGGAAGGGAATGGATCAGGATCAACTGATGGCAATCCGTTACTCTCAACAGCAACAACTTCTGAAGAAACTG AGACTAAAAGAGGAAGAACACCAAAGAAATGCTGAGTGGGACAGGCAACGTATACAGGCTGCCAGAGCAGAGTTGCTTTTAGAGCGACATCAACAACGACAGAATCAAGAATGCCGCCGAGCTCTAGATAGCATAAATGCAGTGCTATCCCAGGAGCAGAAATCAAA GAACATGTATCTTAAAGAAGAAGCATATTCAAATTTTCCAACAGCCCAGTATTACGCACAGTTTAATACAACCAGCCGATGA
- the RIBC2 gene encoding RIB43A-like with coiled-coils protein 2 isoform X2 has translation MKQNDKIMCMLEERQKNDIRNINMAIGEFRKNFQKPETRREFDLSDPQALKKDTPARLSDSDPRCTVSGLQKFMGEDLNYAQRMIFQKEQLREWSLQQQRDWKNTLADKKFSDDLYDKNRIELDQKAMELQRADEETRRAVCAAIKDFNRAQAAELAKRKKLEKSQTMKDDMAEISNLLQGDLLSENPEQAASSFGRHRVMTDRWKGMDQDQLMAIRYSQQQQLLKKLRLKEEEHQRNAEWDRQRIQAARAELLLERHQQRQNQECRRALDSINAVLSQEQKSKNMYLKEEAYSNFPTAQYYAQFNTTSR, from the exons ATGAAGCAAAACGACAAGATCATGTGTATGTTAGAAGAACGACAAAAAAATGATATCAGAAATATAAATATGGCTATTGGTGAATTTCGGAAGAATTTTCAGAAGCCAGAAACGAGACGTGAATTTGACTTGTCTGATCCCCAAGCCCTAAAGAAGGACACTCCTGCTCGACTTTCAGACAGTGATCCTCGATGTACTGTATCTGGCTTGCAGAAGTTTATGGGTGAAGATTTAAACTATGCTCAGAGGATGATATTTCAAAAGGAGCAATTAAGGGAATGGTCTCTTCAGCAACAGAGGGACTGGAAGAATACATTAGCTGATAAAAAATTTTCAG ATGATCTTTATGACAAGAATAGGATTGAACTTGACCAAAAGGCTATGGAACTACAAAGAGCAGATGAAGAAACAAGACGTGCTGTTTGTGCAGCTATTAAAGATTTTAATAGAGCCCAG GCTGCTGAACTAGCTAAGAGAAAAAAGCTAGAAAAGTCTCAAACAATGAAAGATGACATGGCTGAAATTTCCAACCTCCTTCAAGGAGACTTACTCTCTGAAAACCCAGAACAAGCAGCTAGTTCCTTTGGTAGACATCGTGTGATGACAGATCGATGGAAGGGAATGGATCAGGATCAACTGATGGCAATCCGTTACTCTCAACAGCAACAACTTCTGAAGAAACTG AGACTAAAAGAGGAAGAACACCAAAGAAATGCTGAGTGGGACAGGCAACGTATACAGGCTGCCAGAGCAGAGTTGCTTTTAGAGCGACATCAACAACGACAGAATCAAGAATGCCGCCGAGCTCTAGATAGCATAAATGCAGTGCTATCCCAGGAGCAGAAATCAAA GAACATGTATCTTAAAGAAGAAGCATATTCAAATTTTCCAACAGCCCAGTATTACGCACAGTTTAATACAACCAGCCGATGA